A section of the Halichoerus grypus chromosome 11, mHalGry1.hap1.1, whole genome shotgun sequence genome encodes:
- the RBMXL2 gene encoding RNA-binding motif protein, X-linked-like-2 — protein MVEADRPGKLFIGGLNPETDEKGLEAAFGKYGRIGEVLLMKDRETNKSRGFAFVTFESPADAKAAARDMNGKSLDGKAIKVAQATKPAFESGRRGAPPPSRSRGRPRGLRGTRGGGGGGPRRPPSRGGPADEGSYAGDFDPRPSRAPMPMKRGPPPRRAGPPPKRAAPSGPARSGGGMRGRAPAARGRDGYAGPPRREPPPSRRDPYLGPREEGYSPRDGYSSRDYPSARDPREFVPSPREYTYRDYGHSSARDDCPSRGYGDRDGYGGRDRDYADHPSGGSYRDPFESYGDPRSAAAARGPPPSYGGGGRYDDYRGCSPDVYGGGRDSYGGGRSDRYSRGRDRVGRADRGLSPSLERGCPPPRDPYSRSGRRVPRGGGRLGSRPERGGGRSRY, from the coding sequence ATGGTTGAGGCGGATCGCCCCGGGAAGCTTTTCATTGGCGGGCTCAACCCCGAAACCGATGAGAAAGGCCTAGAGGCCGCGTTTGGCAAGTATGGCCGCATCGGCGAGGTTCTCTTGATGAAAGATCGAGAAACCAACAAGTCCAGGGGCTTTGCGTTCGTCACCTTCGAAAGCCCGGCAGACGCCAAGGCCGCCGCCAGAGACATGAACGGCAAGTCCCTGGATGGTAAGGCCATCAAGGTGGCCCAGGCCACCAAGCCGGCGTTTGAGAGCGGGCGGCGGGGCGCACCGCCGCCGTCCCGCAGCCGCGGTCGCCCGAGGGGCCTGCGCGGCACccgcgggggcggcggcggcggcccgcggCGACCCCCGTCCCGGGGCGGGCCGGCGGACGAGGGCAGCTACGCGGGGGATTTCGACCCGCGGCCCTCCAGGGCCCCTATGCCCATGAAGCGCGGGCCGCCGCCGCGCAGGGCCGGGCCGCCGCCCAAGAGGGCCGCGCCGTCGGGCCCGGCTCGCAGCGGCGGCGGAATGCGCGGGCGGGCCCCGGCCGCGCGGGGGCGAGACGGCTATGCGGGCCCGCCGCGCCGGGAACCGCCACCCTCGCGCCGCGACCCCTACCTGGGCCCCCGGGAGGAGGGCTACTCGCCCAGAGACGGCTACTCGAGCCGAGACTACCCGAGCGCCCGCGACCCCCGCGAGTTTGTGCCCTCGCCCCGAGAGTACACCTACCGCGATTACGGCCACTCCAGTGCCCGCGACGACTGCCCGTCGAGAGGCTACGGCGACCGAGACGGCTACGGGGGGCGCGACCGCGACTACGCGGACCATCCGAGTGGAGGCTCCTATCGAGACCCCTTCGAGAGCTACGGGGATCCGCGCAGCGCCGCCGCAGCGCGGGGGCCCCCGCCTTCTTACGGCGGAGGAGGCCGCTACGACGACTACCGCGGCTGCTCGCCTGACGTGTACGGCGGCGGCCGCGACAGTTACGGCGGCGGCCGCAGCGACCGCTACTCGAGGGGCCGCGACCGGGTAGGCAGAGCCGACCGCGGGCTCTCCCCGTCCTTGGAGAGGGGGTGCCCTCCCCCACGCGATCCTTACAGCCGCTCTGGCCGCAGGGTCCCCAGGGGCGGAGGCCGCCTGGGAAGCCGTCCGGAGAGAGGGGGAGGCCGCAGCAGATACTAA